A region from the Corynebacterium halotolerans YIM 70093 = DSM 44683 genome encodes:
- the hisG gene encoding ATP phosphoribosyltransferase translates to MIKIAVPNKGSLSEAAVEILSEAGYKGRGDSKALNVFDKVNDVEFFFLRPKDIAIYVAAGKLDLGITGRDLARDSRADVQEVLSLGFGGSTFRYAAPADEIWTVEDLAGKRIATSYPNVVRDDLSARGIDATVIRLDGAVEISIRLGVADAIADVVSTGNTLRKQGLAPFGEPLVDSEAVIVARSGVELSTEQKVLLRRIEGILHAQNYLMLDYNVSRENLPAASGITPGLSGPTVSPLTRENWVAVRAMVPLKSANAIMDQLADLGAEAILASELRIARI, encoded by the coding sequence ATGATCAAGATCGCCGTCCCCAACAAGGGATCCCTGTCCGAGGCCGCCGTCGAGATCCTCTCCGAGGCCGGTTACAAGGGCCGCGGTGACTCCAAGGCACTCAACGTCTTCGACAAGGTCAACGACGTCGAGTTTTTCTTCCTGCGCCCGAAGGACATCGCCATCTACGTCGCCGCCGGCAAGCTCGATCTGGGCATCACCGGCCGGGACCTGGCCCGTGACTCGCGCGCGGACGTCCAGGAGGTGCTCTCGCTCGGCTTCGGCGGCTCCACCTTCCGGTACGCGGCCCCCGCCGACGAGATCTGGACCGTCGAGGATCTCGCCGGCAAGCGCATCGCCACCTCCTATCCGAACGTGGTGCGCGACGACCTGTCCGCCCGCGGCATCGACGCCACCGTTATCCGTCTCGACGGCGCAGTGGAGATCTCCATCAGGCTCGGCGTCGCCGACGCCATCGCTGACGTCGTGTCCACCGGCAACACCCTGCGCAAGCAGGGCCTGGCCCCGTTCGGCGAGCCGCTCGTCGACTCCGAGGCCGTGATCGTCGCCCGCTCGGGTGTTGAACTCAGTACTGAGCAGAAGGTCCTGCTGCGGCGCATCGAGGGCATCCTCCACGCCCAGAACTACCTGATGCTCGACTACAACGTCTCCCGCGAGAACCTGCCGGCCGCCTCCGGGATCACCCCGGGACTGTCCGGCCCGACGGTCTCCCCGCTCACCCGGGAGAACTGGGTGGCCGTGCGCGCCATGGTTCCGCTGAAGAGCGCCAACGCGATCATGGACCAGCTCGCGGATCTCGGGGCGGAGGCCATCCTGGCCTCGGAGCTGCGCATCGCGCGTATCTGA
- a CDS encoding DUF202 domain-containing protein codes for MAEPLIHGDPGLQPERTTLAWARTTVSYAVSSAILLRWLPHFGPFVIALICLMVLTALGIYASQRSRHQAAVRGLSVGRVRAQTGSVLTMTLGMVVFGVSGIILILTT; via the coding sequence ATGGCGGAGCCGCTGATCCACGGCGACCCCGGGCTGCAGCCGGAACGGACCACGCTCGCCTGGGCTCGCACAACGGTGTCCTACGCGGTGTCCAGTGCTATCCTGCTGCGCTGGCTCCCCCATTTCGGGCCCTTCGTCATCGCGCTCATCTGCCTGATGGTGCTGACGGCGCTGGGAATCTACGCCTCCCAGCGCTCCCGGCACCAGGCCGCCGTCCGCGGGCTGTCCGTCGGCCGCGTGCGGGCGCAGACGGGCTCGGTGCTGACCATGACCCTGGGCATGGTGGTCTTCGGGGTCTCCGGGATCATCCTGATCCTGACCACCTGA
- the mshC gene encoding cysteine--1-D-myo-inosityl 2-amino-2-deoxy-alpha-D-glucopyranoside ligase, whose protein sequence is MQSWPTPDVPRVDGAPVPLALFDTADQEVRVVDAGDTAGLYVCGITPYDATHLGHAATYLTFDLVYRLLLDNGHEVHYVQNITDIDDPLFERADRDGVDWRELGTSQVDLFRSDMETLSVIPPRDFIGVLESVDEIIDLVQKLLDAGAAYVVDDPEHPDIYASIEATRQFGYESNYDRETMLSFFAERGGDPDRPGKRDPLDALVWRARRDGEPTWRAPFGEGRPGWHVECSAIATNCLGERFDIQGGGSDLIFPHHEFSAAHAEAATGSERMADHYVHAAMIGLDGVKMSKSLGNLVLVSKLTAAGHEPGAIRLGVFAGHYRADRDWSDEVLATAEARLARWREALASPGSVATARELVQDVRTRLADDLDTPGALRAIDAWATGDRGTDEEGAAGVVSTAVDALLGVHL, encoded by the coding sequence ATGCAGTCCTGGCCCACACCCGATGTTCCCCGCGTCGACGGCGCTCCCGTCCCGCTCGCTCTCTTCGATACCGCCGATCAGGAGGTGCGCGTCGTCGACGCCGGTGACACCGCCGGCCTCTACGTCTGCGGCATCACCCCCTACGATGCGACGCATCTGGGCCACGCGGCCACCTACCTGACCTTCGACCTCGTGTACCGTCTCCTCCTCGACAACGGGCACGAGGTCCACTACGTCCAGAACATCACCGACATCGACGACCCGCTCTTCGAGCGCGCCGACCGCGACGGGGTGGACTGGCGCGAGCTGGGCACCAGCCAGGTCGACCTGTTCCGCTCCGACATGGAGACCCTGTCGGTGATCCCGCCGCGCGATTTCATCGGCGTCCTCGAGTCCGTGGACGAAATCATCGACCTCGTCCAGAAGCTTCTCGACGCCGGCGCCGCCTACGTCGTCGACGACCCCGAGCACCCGGACATCTACGCCTCGATCGAGGCGACGAGACAGTTCGGCTACGAGTCCAACTACGACCGCGAGACCATGCTGTCCTTCTTCGCCGAGCGCGGCGGCGACCCGGATCGACCCGGCAAGCGCGACCCGCTCGACGCCCTGGTGTGGCGCGCCCGCCGCGACGGCGAGCCCACCTGGCGGGCTCCCTTCGGGGAGGGGCGCCCCGGCTGGCACGTCGAATGCTCGGCGATCGCCACCAACTGCCTAGGTGAGCGCTTCGACATCCAGGGCGGCGGCTCGGATCTGATCTTCCCGCACCACGAGTTCTCCGCCGCCCACGCCGAGGCCGCCACCGGCTCCGAGCGCATGGCCGACCACTACGTCCACGCCGCCATGATCGGTCTGGACGGCGTGAAGATGAGCAAGTCGCTGGGCAACCTCGTCCTCGTCTCGAAGCTGACCGCCGCCGGCCACGAGCCGGGCGCCATCCGGTTGGGCGTGTTCGCCGGTCACTACCGCGCCGACCGCGACTGGTCGGACGAGGTGCTCGCCACCGCGGAGGCCCGGCTCGCCCGCTGGCGCGAGGCACTTGCCTCCCCGGGTTCCGTGGCCACGGCGCGGGAACTGGTGCAGGACGTGCGCACCCGGCTGGCCGACGACCTCGACACCCCCGGTGCCCTCCGGGCGATCGACGCCTGGGCCACCGGCGACCGCGGAACCGACGAGGAGGGGGCGGCAGGGGTGGTCTCCACCGCGGTGGATGCACTGTTGGGCGTGCACCTCTAG
- the aspA gene encoding aspartate ammonia-lyase, translating into MEEDLLGCLEVPADAYYGIHTVRAMENFRISRTTINHIPEFIRGMVQVKKAAALANRRLHTLPSKKSEAIVWACDQILEEGRCMDQFPIDVFQGGAGTSTNMNTNEVVANLALEYLGEERGSYDVINPNDDVNMSQSTNDAYPTGFRLGLYAAMSDLIESGDKLGAAFRAKGHEFADILKMGRTQLQDAVPMTLGDEFEAFAHNLSEEQAVLREAANRLLEVNLGATAIGTGVNTPAGYRHQVVASLAEITGLDIVSSRDLIEATSDTGAYVLAHSAVKRAAMKLSKICNDLRLLSSGPRAGFNEIDLPARQAGSSIMPAKVNPVIPEVVNQVCFKVFGNDLTVTLAAEAGQLQLNVMEPVIGESLFQSIRILRNAADTLREKCVEGITANEEVCRAYVENSIGIVTYLNPFIGHHNGDLIGREAAETGRSIRELVLEKELMDEETLDQVLSKENLMHPQFRGKLYLDR; encoded by the coding sequence ATGGAGGAGGATCTGCTGGGGTGCCTGGAGGTGCCGGCGGACGCCTACTACGGCATCCACACCGTGCGGGCAATGGAGAATTTCCGGATTTCGCGGACGACCATCAATCACATCCCGGAGTTCATCCGCGGCATGGTGCAGGTCAAGAAGGCCGCCGCCCTGGCCAACCGGCGTCTGCACACCCTGCCCTCGAAGAAGTCCGAGGCCATCGTCTGGGCCTGCGACCAGATTCTCGAGGAGGGCCGGTGCATGGATCAGTTCCCCATCGATGTCTTCCAGGGCGGCGCGGGCACCAGCACCAACATGAACACCAATGAGGTGGTCGCGAACCTGGCGCTGGAGTACCTGGGGGAGGAGCGCGGGTCCTACGACGTCATCAACCCCAACGACGACGTCAACATGAGCCAGTCCACGAACGACGCGTACCCCACCGGCTTCCGTCTCGGTCTCTACGCCGCGATGTCCGATCTCATCGAATCCGGGGACAAGCTGGGGGCCGCCTTCCGGGCGAAGGGCCACGAGTTCGCCGACATCCTCAAGATGGGCCGCACCCAGCTCCAGGACGCGGTGCCGATGACCCTGGGTGACGAATTCGAGGCCTTCGCCCACAACCTCTCCGAGGAGCAGGCGGTGCTGCGGGAGGCGGCCAACCGACTGCTGGAGGTCAACCTCGGCGCCACCGCGATCGGCACGGGCGTCAACACCCCGGCCGGCTATCGCCACCAGGTCGTCGCCTCCCTCGCCGAGATCACCGGTCTCGACATCGTCTCCAGCCGCGACCTGATCGAGGCCACCTCCGACACCGGCGCGTACGTACTGGCCCACTCGGCCGTCAAGCGCGCGGCCATGAAGCTGTCGAAGATCTGCAATGACCTGCGGCTGCTGTCCTCCGGTCCGCGCGCCGGCTTCAACGAGATCGACCTGCCGGCCCGCCAGGCGGGTTCGTCGATCATGCCGGCCAAGGTCAATCCGGTCATCCCCGAGGTGGTCAACCAGGTCTGCTTCAAGGTCTTCGGCAATGACCTGACCGTCACCCTGGCCGCCGAGGCCGGGCAACTGCAGCTCAACGTCATGGAGCCGGTGATCGGCGAATCCCTGTTCCAGTCGATCCGCATCCTCCGCAACGCGGCCGACACCCTGCGTGAGAAGTGCGTCGAGGGCATCACCGCCAACGAGGAGGTCTGCCGCGCCTACGTGGAGAACTCCATCGGCATCGTCACCTACCTCAACCCCTTCATCGGCCACCACAACGGCGACCTCATCGGCCGGGAGGCCGCCGAGACCGGCCGCTCAATCCGCGAGCTGGTCCTGGAGAAGGAACTGATGGACGAGGAGACCCTCGACCAGGTGCTCTCAAAGGAGAACCTCATGCACCCGCAGTTCCGGGGCAAGCTCTACCTGGACCGGTAG
- a CDS encoding HAD family hydrolase — MLTAIFWDMDGTLVDTEPLWGTATYELSELLGRRLTPELRDTTVGGSFPNTLQVCAAHAGVELTDEDYPRYRRHLFDRMAQLLDAHLTPNPGVPELLADLHAREVPMLVTTNTERELADPSIEAVGRRFFVDSIAGDEVAHPKPAPDMYLEAVRRVGAHPTECLVFEDSTAGMTAAAMAGCRVIGLPADPDTPVPAGVTALRDLQESASLAGVTADDVLGWFDHLTR, encoded by the coding sequence ATGCTCACGGCGATCTTCTGGGACATGGACGGCACGCTCGTCGACACTGAACCGTTGTGGGGGACCGCCACCTACGAACTCAGCGAGTTGCTGGGCCGGCGGCTCACCCCTGAGCTGCGGGACACGACCGTCGGCGGCAGCTTCCCCAACACCCTCCAGGTGTGCGCGGCGCACGCCGGCGTCGAACTGACCGACGAGGATTACCCGCGGTACCGCCGCCACCTGTTCGACCGGATGGCGCAACTGCTCGACGCCCACCTGACGCCCAACCCCGGGGTGCCCGAGCTGCTGGCCGATCTCCACGCCCGCGAGGTGCCGATGCTGGTGACCACCAACACCGAACGCGAGCTGGCGGACCCGTCGATCGAGGCCGTCGGCAGGCGTTTCTTCGTCGACTCCATCGCCGGTGACGAGGTCGCGCACCCCAAGCCCGCCCCCGACATGTACCTCGAGGCCGTCCGCCGGGTCGGGGCCCACCCGACCGAGTGTCTCGTGTTCGAGGACTCCACCGCCGGCATGACCGCCGCGGCCATGGCGGGGTGCCGGGTGATCGGGCTGCCCGCGGACCCGGACACCCCGGTGCCGGCGGGGGTGACCGCACTGCGGGACCTGCAGGAATCCGCCAGCCTGGCGGGGGTGACGGCCGACGACGTGCTCGGCTGGTTCGACCACCTCACGCGGTGA
- a CDS encoding CPBP family intramembrane glutamic endopeptidase, with translation MPGTTPSPPDSPWLTLGCWFLIVLALSALLQLLQHLFIPGEGAVQLVWFAPALALAVMALAVPHRIRALLPDRVSGRTFGRHLLFCLVVLAGYVALVTGLSATLGTIRAEPPVFEELLVSSLAAVVVGAFVEEVGWRGFLQPALERRLPLLLAAAVTGVAWAAWYLQIFHDLLLAVGFALTSMAISVVYAVVSVGSWWQRGLLAGLFRAGTGVTFILVLAQDNPRNAAVPLAVFLLALVVGVSWFVRGRRRSVVAVVAG, from the coding sequence ATGCCCGGAACCACACCCTCCCCTCCCGACTCCCCCTGGCTGACGCTGGGCTGCTGGTTCCTCATCGTCCTGGCCCTGTCCGCGCTCCTGCAGCTCCTCCAGCACCTTTTCATCCCGGGTGAGGGCGCCGTGCAGCTCGTCTGGTTCGCGCCCGCCCTGGCGCTGGCGGTCATGGCGCTGGCGGTACCGCACCGTATCCGCGCCCTGCTGCCCGACCGGGTGTCCGGACGCACGTTCGGCCGTCACCTGCTGTTCTGCCTCGTCGTGCTGGCCGGCTATGTCGCCCTGGTCACGGGACTGTCCGCCACCCTGGGCACGATCCGCGCCGAGCCCCCGGTATTCGAGGAGCTGCTGGTGTCCTCCCTCGCGGCGGTGGTCGTGGGCGCGTTCGTCGAGGAGGTCGGGTGGCGTGGTTTTCTCCAGCCGGCGCTCGAACGGCGGCTGCCGCTGCTGCTGGCCGCAGCGGTCACCGGGGTGGCGTGGGCGGCCTGGTACCTGCAGATCTTCCACGACCTGCTCCTCGCCGTGGGGTTCGCGCTCACCTCGATGGCCATCTCGGTCGTGTACGCGGTGGTCAGCGTGGGAAGCTGGTGGCAGCGGGGACTGCTCGCGGGGCTGTTCCGCGCGGGCACCGGCGTGACGTTCATCCTGGTGCTCGCGCAGGACAATCCCCGCAACGCTGCGGTCCCGCTGGCGGTGTTCCTGCTCGCGCTCGTCGTCGGCGTCAGCTGGTTCGTGCGCGGCCGGCGCAGGAGCGTGGTGGCGGTGGTGGCTGGCTAG
- a CDS encoding undecaprenyl-diphosphate phosphatase produces MSWIQVIVLSIVQGLTEFLPVSSSGHLRIVSELFWGVDAGASFTAVVQLGTEIAVLVYFAKDIWRILIAWFRGLFKPEHRNFDYRMGWMVIVGTIPVVVAGLLFQDLIRDVLRNLWITAAVLVLFSFVFIAAEKWGRKERDFEELTMKDAIIMGFAQCLALIPGVSRSGGTISAGLFTGLNREVATRFSFLLAIPAVLGAGLYSLPSALSGEAGGQMASAPMLAVGVVITFVLGYASIAWLLRFVAHHSFAWFAAWRIPVGLLVMLLLATGVLQPY; encoded by the coding sequence ATGAGCTGGATACAGGTGATCGTGCTCTCCATCGTCCAGGGGCTGACCGAGTTCCTTCCGGTCAGTTCCTCCGGTCATCTGCGGATCGTCTCCGAGCTGTTCTGGGGGGTCGACGCCGGCGCCTCCTTCACCGCCGTCGTGCAGCTCGGCACCGAGATCGCCGTTCTGGTCTACTTCGCCAAGGACATCTGGCGGATCCTGATCGCCTGGTTCCGCGGCCTGTTCAAGCCGGAACACCGCAACTTCGACTACCGGATGGGCTGGATGGTCATCGTCGGCACCATCCCGGTGGTGGTGGCCGGCCTGCTGTTCCAGGACCTCATCCGGGACGTGCTGCGCAATCTGTGGATCACCGCAGCGGTCCTCGTGCTGTTCTCCTTCGTGTTCATCGCCGCCGAGAAGTGGGGCAGGAAGGAGCGCGATTTCGAGGAGCTGACCATGAAGGACGCGATCATCATGGGCTTCGCCCAGTGCCTGGCGCTGATCCCGGGCGTCTCCCGCTCCGGCGGCACGATCTCCGCCGGCCTGTTCACGGGCCTCAACCGCGAGGTGGCCACCCGATTCAGCTTCCTGCTCGCCATACCGGCGGTCCTCGGCGCCGGCCTGTACTCGCTTCCCTCGGCCCTCTCGGGCGAGGCGGGCGGCCAGATGGCCTCGGCCCCGATGCTGGCCGTCGGCGTGGTGATCACGTTCGTACTGGGCTACGCCTCCATCGCCTGGCTACTGCGGTTCGTCGCCCACCACTCCTTCGCGTGGTTCGCCGCCTGGCGCATCCCGGTCGGCCTGCTGGTCATGCTGCTGCTGGCGACCGGGGTGCTTCAGCCCTACTGA
- a CDS encoding formate--tetrahydrofolate ligase, producing the protein MVSQALTDVDIAQAHTLEPITGIARRAGIPADAVIPYGTTKAKVDITRLPRDAPTGKLVLVTGVSPTPAGEGKSTVLIGLTDALTRAGKKAAVAIREPSQGPLMGMKGGAAGGGYSQIVPMEEINLHFTGDFHAVAAATNTLAALIDNHIHQGNALNIDSRRVTWQRCMDVNDRSLREVVTGLGGSAHGVPRETGFTITAASEIMAILGLATDLTDLKRRLAAITVGFTRERKPVTAGQLQAEGALAALLKEAINPNLVQTLGGTPAFVHGGPFANIAHGCNSLLATRVALQYADIVLTEAGFGSDLGAEKFFDIKARYGDLDVAGTVVVATIRSLKFNGGLAKEELATENLAALKAGVANLERHVSNIQQFGVTPVVALNVFTADTTAEREFMRTWARGFGVALAEAEVWAKGGAGAAELAELVLGNLRGRSTQLYDPADGVEASIRTIATRLYRAGDIEYSPQAHKDLAVIRENGWDRLPVCISKTQYSFSDDPRALGAPSGHTLHVRELLPRTGAGFIVALTGAVMTMPGLPSRPSAERIDVAADGRISGLF; encoded by the coding sequence ATGGTTTCCCAGGCACTCACCGACGTCGACATCGCCCAGGCCCACACGCTTGAGCCCATCACCGGGATCGCCCGGCGCGCGGGCATCCCGGCCGACGCCGTCATCCCGTACGGCACGACCAAGGCCAAGGTCGACATCACGCGGCTTCCCCGGGACGCGCCCACGGGCAAACTCGTCCTCGTCACCGGCGTGTCACCGACCCCGGCCGGCGAGGGTAAGTCCACCGTCCTCATCGGGCTGACCGACGCGCTGACCCGCGCCGGGAAGAAGGCTGCGGTGGCCATCCGGGAACCGTCGCAGGGGCCGTTGATGGGGATGAAGGGCGGTGCCGCCGGCGGGGGTTATTCCCAGATCGTGCCCATGGAGGAGATCAACCTCCACTTCACCGGGGATTTCCATGCCGTTGCCGCGGCCACGAACACCCTGGCGGCGCTCATCGACAACCACATCCACCAGGGCAACGCCCTCAACATCGACTCCCGGCGCGTGACGTGGCAGCGTTGCATGGACGTCAACGACCGCTCCCTGCGCGAGGTCGTCACCGGCCTGGGCGGGTCCGCCCACGGGGTGCCGCGCGAGACCGGCTTCACCATCACCGCGGCCTCGGAGATCATGGCCATCCTCGGTCTGGCCACCGACCTGACCGACCTGAAACGTCGGTTGGCCGCCATCACCGTCGGCTTCACCCGCGAGCGGAAGCCGGTCACCGCCGGGCAGCTGCAGGCGGAGGGCGCGTTGGCCGCCCTGCTGAAGGAGGCCATCAACCCCAACCTCGTCCAGACCCTCGGCGGCACCCCGGCCTTCGTGCATGGTGGTCCCTTCGCCAACATCGCCCACGGTTGCAACTCGCTCCTGGCCACCCGGGTGGCGCTCCAGTACGCCGACATCGTGCTCACCGAGGCCGGCTTCGGCTCCGACCTCGGCGCCGAGAAGTTCTTCGACATCAAGGCCCGCTATGGCGACCTCGACGTGGCGGGGACGGTCGTCGTCGCGACGATCCGTTCGCTGAAGTTCAACGGCGGGTTGGCCAAGGAGGAGCTCGCCACCGAGAACCTCGCGGCGCTGAAGGCCGGCGTGGCCAACCTCGAGCGGCACGTGTCCAATATCCAGCAGTTCGGGGTCACCCCGGTCGTCGCGCTCAATGTGTTCACCGCGGACACCACGGCCGAGCGTGAGTTCATGCGCACCTGGGCACGGGGCTTCGGTGTCGCCCTGGCGGAGGCCGAGGTGTGGGCCAAGGGCGGGGCCGGTGCCGCGGAGCTCGCCGAGCTGGTCCTGGGTAACCTCCGTGGTCGGTCCACCCAGCTCTATGATCCGGCTGACGGAGTGGAGGCCTCCATCCGCACCATCGCCACGCGCCTCTACCGTGCGGGTGATATCGAGTACTCTCCGCAGGCGCACAAGGATCTGGCGGTGATCAGGGAGAACGGCTGGGATCGGCTGCCGGTGTGCATCTCCAAGACGCAGTACTCCTTCAGCGACGATCCACGCGCGCTGGGCGCGCCGAGCGGCCACACCCTGCACGTGCGCGAGCTGCTGCCACGTACCGGTGCCGGATTCATCGTGGCTCTCACCGGCGCCGTCATGACGATGCCGGGCCTGCCGTCGAGGCCGTCGGCTGAGCGTATCGACGTCGCCGCGGACGGGCGGATCTCCGGCCTGTTCTGA
- a CDS encoding glycoside hydrolase family 15 protein, with protein sequence MTTNLIDPGEPLAYEPLESYAALGDSRTVALVGSRGQVDWMPLPDLRTTPFFARLVDKTHGGTFLLEPTAPYSVERRYRPGTNVLETTYTTDTGKAVVTDALNIGVSGLLPWCELARRIESVSGGVEFAWRVQPGTLLREVSPWIEDTDRGAVIRCADITAAVVGSGHNPDPVDEHSQDVQLTGRFTARDGSRHVVALVGTQDEPLRLPEARLVDEGIERTAESWERWSSEFSYEGPWAEEVQRSALALKLLTHSPTGSMVAAATAGLPESETGGKNWDYRFAWVRDLAYSVSALARFGLREETHAALSWVTRVIRRNGSGLDVFYDLEGNASSHVHEREAPGWRGLGPVVTGNPAQGQLQLGVYADVFAICRGYVEAGSLLDRATAMLLEQLADRVCDLWRHRDHGMWELGEVRHYTSSKMGCWQALRDAVHLAETGHVGGNPARWRVERDKVRAWIEEHAWNEDRGAYVMYPGAQALDASVFLHATSGFDRGERMSRTIDAISEDLGSGELLYRYTGMADEEKTFVACAFWRVCALVEVGRVEEAEELMERLVHRTNDVGLFSEMIDADDGSFWGNLPQALSHLALIEAALALKDAGNGGEH encoded by the coding sequence ATGACAACGAACCTGATCGATCCCGGGGAGCCGCTGGCGTACGAACCGCTGGAATCCTACGCCGCGCTGGGGGACAGCCGTACCGTCGCTCTGGTCGGTTCGCGGGGGCAGGTCGACTGGATGCCGCTGCCGGACCTGCGGACCACCCCCTTCTTCGCGCGCCTCGTCGACAAGACGCACGGTGGGACCTTCCTGCTCGAGCCCACCGCCCCGTACTCTGTGGAGCGGCGCTACCGTCCGGGAACCAACGTCCTCGAGACGACCTACACCACGGACACCGGGAAGGCTGTGGTCACCGATGCGCTCAACATCGGTGTCTCCGGCCTGCTGCCGTGGTGCGAGCTGGCCCGGCGGATCGAGTCCGTCTCCGGTGGGGTGGAGTTCGCGTGGCGGGTTCAGCCCGGCACTCTGCTGCGTGAGGTCTCCCCGTGGATCGAGGACACCGACCGGGGCGCGGTGATCCGGTGCGCCGACATCACCGCGGCGGTCGTCGGCTCCGGGCACAACCCGGACCCGGTCGATGAGCATTCGCAGGACGTGCAACTCACCGGCCGGTTCACCGCCCGGGATGGTTCGCGTCATGTGGTGGCCCTGGTGGGTACCCAGGATGAGCCGCTCCGGTTGCCCGAGGCCCGCCTGGTGGACGAGGGCATCGAGCGTACGGCCGAGAGCTGGGAGAGGTGGTCCAGTGAGTTCTCCTATGAGGGTCCCTGGGCCGAGGAGGTGCAGCGCAGCGCGTTGGCGCTGAAGCTGCTCACCCACAGTCCCACCGGTTCCATGGTGGCCGCGGCCACCGCCGGGCTCCCGGAGTCGGAGACCGGCGGCAAGAACTGGGACTACCGTTTCGCCTGGGTGCGCGATCTGGCCTACTCCGTCAGTGCCCTGGCCCGCTTCGGGCTGCGCGAGGAGACCCATGCCGCGCTGTCCTGGGTGACCAGGGTGATCCGGCGGAACGGTTCGGGTCTTGATGTGTTCTACGACCTGGAGGGCAACGCCTCGTCCCACGTCCACGAGCGGGAGGCACCCGGCTGGCGGGGGCTCGGTCCCGTGGTCACGGGCAATCCCGCTCAGGGGCAGCTGCAGCTGGGTGTGTACGCGGACGTGTTCGCCATCTGCCGCGGCTACGTCGAGGCCGGCAGTCTGCTTGACCGCGCCACGGCGATGCTGCTGGAGCAGCTGGCCGACCGGGTCTGCGACCTGTGGCGGCACCGCGACCACGGTATGTGGGAGCTGGGGGAGGTGCGCCACTACACGTCCTCGAAGATGGGGTGTTGGCAGGCGCTCCGCGACGCCGTCCACCTCGCCGAGACCGGTCACGTCGGCGGCAACCCGGCCCGCTGGCGGGTCGAACGCGACAAGGTCCGGGCGTGGATCGAGGAACACGCGTGGAACGAGGACCGGGGAGCCTATGTGATGTACCCGGGGGCACAGGCCCTCGACGCCTCGGTGTTCCTGCACGCCACGAGCGGCTTCGACCGCGGGGAGCGGATGTCGCGGACCATCGACGCCATCTCGGAGGATCTGGGATCGGGTGAGCTGCTGTACCGCTACACCGGGATGGCGGACGAGGAGAAGACGTTCGTCGCCTGCGCCTTCTGGCGGGTCTGCGCGCTGGTGGAGGTGGGCCGTGTCGAGGAGGCGGAGGAGCTGATGGAGCGTCTGGTGCACCGGACCAACGACGTCGGACTGTTCTCGGAGATGATCGACGCCGATGACGGTTCCTTCTGGGGCAACCTGCCGCAGGCACTGAGCCACCTGGCCCTCATCGAGGCCGCCCTGGCGCTCAAGGACGCCGGCAACGGCGGCGAGCATTAG
- a CDS encoding DUF202 domain-containing protein — translation MRGDRAVAKDDQGREELTTRRAWENAVLGEGEEPDPRFTLANERTFLAWTRTSLAFLAGGIALAAFPLEQISDAVRTLTAVFVVAIGLLISAGAAVRWLRVERAMRRKRPLPVPAIVPLLSLAAVCACLLAIVVLL, via the coding sequence ATGAGAGGTGACCGAGCAGTGGCGAAGGACGATCAGGGCAGGGAAGAGCTGACCACACGGCGGGCCTGGGAGAATGCGGTCCTCGGTGAAGGGGAGGAACCCGATCCGCGGTTCACCCTGGCGAATGAGCGGACCTTCCTGGCGTGGACGCGGACCTCACTGGCCTTCCTGGCCGGCGGCATCGCCCTGGCGGCCTTCCCCCTGGAGCAGATCTCCGACGCCGTCCGGACCCTGACCGCGGTCTTCGTGGTCGCCATCGGCCTGTTGATCTCGGCGGGTGCGGCGGTTCGCTGGCTCCGGGTGGAGCGTGCCATGCGGCGCAAGCGGCCGCTGCCGGTGCCCGCGATCGTGCCGCTGCTCTCCTTGGCGGCCGTCTGCGCCTGCCTGTTGGCCATCGTGGTGCTTCTCTGA
- a CDS encoding phosphoribosyl-ATP diphosphatase — MMARVKNFDSLHAELLDRAKNRPEDSSTVAALDAGVHHIGKKVIEEAGEVWIAAEYQSDEELAEEISQLMYWTQVMMVARGLTPDDIYKYL; from the coding sequence ATAATGGCGCGGGTGAAGAACTTTGACTCCCTGCATGCTGAACTGCTCGATCGCGCGAAGAACCGCCCTGAGGATTCTTCGACCGTCGCCGCCCTGGATGCCGGTGTCCATCACATCGGCAAGAAGGTCATCGAGGAGGCAGGTGAGGTCTGGATTGCTGCGGAGTACCAGTCCGACGAAGAGCTCGCCGAGGAGATCTCGCAGCTGATGTACTGGACCCAGGTGATGATGGTCGCACGCGGCCTGACCCCGGACGACATCTACAAGTACCTCTAG